In the genome of Pseudanabaena mucicola str. Chao 1806, the window TTCAGGATTAAGAGTCACAGTATCTTTGACCCCAAACCACCAGTGATGGGAAGCATGAATAGAAATCACAATTGTGGTAGCGATCGCCCTTAGTAGATCAGATAGTTCCCAAGTCATGTGTTTTAAAGATAACTAATTGAGCATCAATAATTGCTCAATCTGCTTCGATGGAATCAAGGGCTTTTCCCTTCCAAATTATTTTGATAATGTGATGAGTTTTTCTGTCCATGTCTGCATAAAAGGAATTGCGGCGGTGCAAGTCAAATCATATTTAAGTGGCGTAATTGTAATGTAGTTATCACGAATTGCTTGAATATCTGTATCCGATTCTGCTTCTTCTTCAATAATTACGCCTGATAGCCAATAGTAAGTTTTGCCTCTAGGGTCAATCCGTTTCTCAAATTGATCGCGATAGCGACGAATACCCAGGCGAGTAATCACAGCACCGCAAATATCCTCTTCCGCGATCGCAGGAATATTCACATTTAATAAAATAGGTTCTTCGAGTGGATAGGTAGCGATCGCTTGCACCATTCTTTTGGCAAAGTTAGCTGCCGCGCTATAGTCCAAATGGGTAAAGCTAGAAAGACTCAAGGCAATACTAGGTACACCCTCTAATACGCCTTCCATTGCTGCCGATACCGTACCAGAGTATAAAACATCAGTTCCTAAATTTGCCCCACGATTAATTCCTGATAAAACCAAATCGGGGCGATCACTTATTAATGCATCAAGTGCTAATTTCACAGTATCTGAAGGTGTCCCCGAACAAGCCCAAGCTTCAATATTATCTGGATATAAGCCAGAAATTTGATCAACTCGTAACGGCTCTTGCAAAGTGAGAGCATGACCAGTAGCTGAGCGTTCACGATCGGGACAAACTACCGTAATCCGATGTTCTGTATGACTAAGTGCCTCTGCTAAAGCTCTTACTCCAGGAGCATAAATGCCATCATCATTACTAATCAGAATATTCATACTTTAATCTTTCAAAGGTTTACACAAGCAACTGAGGGGGGCGCTTAGCGCCCCCCTCAAAATTTTTCTGCTATTTAGCAATCAAGATCTTTAGTCAAGGGTAATCACCCAAGAGCCAATATAGACGGGTACAGGTACATCAGCACGCAGTACTCTGCCGTCAAATTGATAAAATCCGCTATAGTCAGGATTTCGCACATTGGACAAAACAGCTCGCAATGATGTTTTGGAAGGAATTGCTTCTTTCGGGACTATTGTAATGCGGCGAGTTTCTTTATCCCAAGTTACTGACTCAATTACTAAATCTTTTCCACCACGACATTGATCAGTTACACGTAACTTGATATCTGACGTGTCAAAGCTACCGTTAAAGTGATCGGGATAAGTAATGATAATTTCTGAAACTTTAAACTTTTGCGGCTTAACTTCTAGATAATAGCGATCAGTGCGATTACTGGTGCCATTGTCAAGGCAGTAGTCAAGTGCATTATCTCTGATGCCACCGAATAGAATAAATCCAGCGTTAGATTGGGCGCGTACTACCGACGGCGAAATAACTGCACAAGCCACTGCTAGACAGGAAACAATACCCAGTTTTTTGATCATTTGGATCTTCATAAATCTTACGATACCTTACTATTATGCTACGCACTAAGCATTCTGACGAAGTTTGCTAGTAAATGTATCCCGTCAGTGGATGATTTTTCAGGATGAAATTGCACTGCCATTACATTATCTTGGGAGATCGCTACAGTCACAGTCTGGCTGCCGTGGGTTGTTGTTGCCGCAGTCACCCTAGTATCAACAGGTGCAGTGTAATAGGAATGCACAAAATACATCCAAGGACTATTGCCTAAATCTTGCCAAAGTGGACAATCAGCTTGAGTAAGGGCTAACTGATTCCAACCCATATGCGGAATTGTCACATTTGGCTCATGAATAAATCTTTTGACCTGACCTTTAATAATTCCTAATCCCGATTCTTGTCCTTCTTCGCTACTTTCAAACAAGATCTGCATCCCTAAGCAAATTCCTAAAAAAGGCTTACCTGAAGCGATCGCATCCTTAATTGGTTGCTCTAGATGATTAGCTCTTAACTTATGCATTGCGGGATCAAATGATCCCACTCCTGGTAAAACAATACCATTGGCTTTAGATAGTTCTAATGGATCATTAGTAACAGTTGGGGTTGCCCCTGCAATTTCTAAGCCTTTACAGGCTGAGTGCAAGTTGCCCATGTCGTAGTCGATCACTGCTACAACTGACATGATATTACTCCTAATTTATAATCTTGTGGGAATTTTGTGCTTCCTTAATTCTTTAATTAAGTGATTATAAAGCACAAAAAAGCCCCTCCATGCGGAGAGGCTTTTTTGTTTATAAGGAATAATCTCGAAGATTAACCGTTGATAGCAGGAGCGCTCATAGCGATAGGAGCAACATCAACAGCAGCCAAATCGAGAGGGAAGTTGTGAGCATTGCGCTCGTGCATTACTTCCATACCCAAGTTAGCGCGGTTGATTACGTCTGCCCAAGAAGGTACTACACGACCTTGGCTATCAGAGATTGATTGGTTGAAGTTGAATCCATTCAAGTTGAATGCCATGGTGCTTACGCCCAATGCGGTGAACCAAATGCCAACTACTGGCCATAGGGCAAGGAAGAAGTGCAATTGACGGCTGTTGCTGAAGGATGCGTATTGGAAAATCAAACGACCGAAGTAGCCGTGTGCTGCAACGATGTTGTAGGTTTCTTCTTCTTGTCCAAACTTGTAGCCTGAGTTTTGGCTTTCGTTTTCGGTGGTTTCACGAATCAAGCTGCTGGTTACCAAAGAACCGTGCATTGCACTGAACAATGAACCGCCGAACACACCTGCTACTCCTAACATGTGGAAAGGATGCATCAGGATGTTGTGCTCTGCTTGGAATACGATCATGAAGTTGAATGTTCCAGAGATTCCTAAAGGCATGCCGTCAGAAAATGATCCTTGTCCGATTGGGTAGATCAAGAATACTGCGGTTGCTGCGGCTACGGGGGCTGAGTATGCTACTGCGATCCATGGACGCATGCCGAGTCTGTATGACAATTCCCATTCACGTCCCATGTAGCAGAATACTCCGAGCAAAAAGTGGAAAATTACCAGTTGGTATGGTCCACCGTTGTATAGCCATTCGTCGAGGCTATCTGCTTCCCAAATGGGGTAAAAGTGCAGGCCAATTGCGTTGGAGGAGGGTACAACTGCGCCAGATATCATGTTGTTGCCGAATAGCAGGCTCCCTGCTACTGGTTCACGGATGCCGTCGATGTCTACGGGTGGTGCTGCGATGAAGGCGATTACGAAGCAGATGGTTGCTGCGAGTAAGCATGGAATCATGATTACTCCGAACCATCCGATGTATAGTCTGTTGTTTGTGCTGGTGATCCAATTGCAAAATTGATCCCAGACCGATGCGCTCTCGCGTCTTTGTACTGCTGTGGTCATTTTTGTATGATTGCGGTGAATTAAGGATTTATGATTAGCTTTCGCTATGTGATTAATGTAATGTTGACTATGTAGTTTTGTAAAGTCTTTTTAAGACTAATCTATCTGTAGGGATACCCGATCGCAATTTGGTTGATTACCGTCCTTAGGTCGTTTGTCCGTAGTGTTAAGTTTTGCAAACTAAAAAGATGAGTGGCGGTGCTTCGCGCCGCCGCTCATCTCTAGCTATCTCTTGTGTTGCCGATACAAGCAAATACGCAGAATATGCTAATATTTGCTAAAAATTTACACAAATTTAATATGACTGTCACCATTCACCATATTCTTGAGCAGTTTCGTCAAGAGGCAACCTCAACTCGTGATCTAGGTGATAAGTTTGAAAATCTGATATTGGCGTATTTGCGAACCGATCCGCAATATGCTGAACTGTTTAAGCGGGTGTGGTTATGGTTGGATTTCCCGTTGCGTGGCAAGAAGGGGGATTTGGGGATTGATTTAGTTGCTCAGGAACGTGCTACAGGTGAATATTGGGCGATTCAGTGTAAGTGCTATCAACCTGATCATGTGTTGGATAAGGGTGATATTGATTCGTTTTTTACGGCTTCGGGTAAAGCGCCGTTTACGCATCGGTTGATTGTGACCACTTGCGGTTGGGGCAAGAATGCCGAAGATGCTCTGAAAAATCAGCAAATTCCTGTCGATCGCCTAACCCTATACGATCTCGATCAAAGCCCTGTGGATTGGAGTCAGGTGAGTTCGCAAAATTTGCACTATGCGGTGCAGAGTGTTTCTACAAGTATTGATAATGATGATTTAGAGACATACACCGCCCCAGTTTTGCCGTTAAAGCCGAAGAAGTCGATTAGACCGCATCAGAGTACGGCTTTGGAAAAGGTGATGGTGGGGTTTGAGAGTTGCCAAAAGATTCATGGTAACCAAGCGAACAGTACAAAGATTAGACCTGTTGGGAAACAAAAGTAATGTTTAGAGGGAATTTTGCTCTTTCCATCTTTTTTTAAGAAGCATCCCAATAGAAGTTCCATAAGCCAGCCGCATGCTGCATAAGACGATCATCAAAATCAGGTATACAATTGCGATAAACTGACGTTAGCGAGTTATAACGCTTGATACCTGCATGAGCATGTTCACATTTCACTCTTTGAGCGCTAAATTGGGCTAGTGATGGCTACTCCCCAAGTTTATTAACCCTGAAGACCACATTGTTAGTAAAGCCTATATGACTAGGGTGGAAGGGGAGAACACCAGATTGAGACATTACTTGGCGAGATTACATCGCAGGACTCTATGCTACTCAAAGTCTAAGGAAATGTTGCAGATTTCGATTCAGCTATTACTTTTCTACCTCAATCGTAAAAATCAAAAATCTTTCCCCATTTTTCCTTGATCATTATGAATATGTGCAACACCCGCAATTTTAGATAAGGTTTGGAGCATCATTTTAAATTTAAACTGGGCAAAGGAAACTATCACTCCAAATGAGCGGTCACATCAGGAATGAAGTTCTGTAAATACATTGGCGGACGTACATAAACCATTTTGTTCTGTAATGGTGGCAAATCAAAAGGCTTTGGTAGTACATCTTTATAGGGAATCTTCGCTAAGAGATGATTGATGCAATTGAGTCTTGCTCGACGCTTATCGTCGCCATCAATCACATACCAAGGTGAGAGTTTAGTATCAGTTGCATTAAACATATCGTCTTTTGCTTTAGAGTACTCTACCCATCTTGACCTCGCCTCTAAATCCATTGGGCTAAACTTCCAACGTTTGCGAGGATCATTAATGCGATCATTAAATCGCTTTTCCTGCTCATTATCACTCACAGAAAACCAATACTTAATTAAAATAATTCCTGATCGCTGAAGCATATTCTCAAATTCGGGACAGGAGCGCAAAAATTCGACATATTCCTCATGGGTGCAATAGCCCATGACATGTTCGACACCAGCACGGTTATACCAACTACGATCAAATAGCACAATTTCTCCTGCTGCAGGCAACTCCGCAGTATAGCGCTGGAAATACCATTGAGTACGCTCTTGATCGGATGGCTTACCTAATGCGACGACGCGACAAATACGTGGATTGAGAGATTGGGTAATACTTTTAATTGCGCCCCCCTTACCAGCAGCATCCCTACCTTCAAATAGAATCACAACCTTTAAGCCTTCCAGCTTGATCCATTCTTGTAATCTGACAAGTTCTATTTGTAAGTGTTTAAGCTCTTTCTCATAGGTTTTCTTCGATAACTTTGAGAGTTGTGGTAGATTACTTTCTTGCTCAATATCATGAATATTGAGTTCACTAGAATGGTTAATTAAAGAGGTTGATTCATCTTTTAGCTTCCTTTCCTGAGAATGCTTGCGCTTACCATTTTTATCTTTTTTAGACATGGGTATGCACTTTGGACTTTTTATAGGTCAGTACGTAGTATAACAGCCAGTTAAACGAGGTGACACTAATTGCCACCTCTCTATAAGTAACTTAACGTCCAATACCGATATATTTGTATCCCAAAGCTTCGAGAGCTTTGCCATCAAGGAAGTTGCGAGCATCAATGATTACAGGATGAGCCATGAGCGTTAACATCTTGGCATAATCAATGGTCAAGAACTCTTGCCAATCTGTTACCAATACCACTGCATCACAGCCATCGGCAAGGCGCTCTAGATCTGTTTCCACAATTACATTAGAAAAACCTTGGCGTAAACCAGATTGGGAAACTAGAGGATCATAGGCTTTGACCCTCGCCCCCAAGCGATTCAACTGATCGATTAAGGTTAAGGAAGGAGCATCACGCATATCATCTGTGTCAGGTTTAAAGGTCATTCCTAATAAACCGATGGTTTTACCCTTGAGAATTTTTAATGCTTGTTGTAACTTCTCCACCACAAGGGTACGCTGAAGTTCGTTGACACGGACACAAGCCTTCAAGATTTCGGTGGAATAGCCATAGTCTTCAGCCGTATAGATTAAGGCGGAGACATCCTTACCAAAGCAAGAGCCACCCCAACCGATACCTGCTTGTAAGAACTTAGAACCAATACGCGAATCTAGTCCAATCCCTTTTGCGACTTCCTTTACATCTGCGCCAACGCGATCGCAAATATTGGCAATCTCATTCACAAAACTGATCTTTGTCGCCAGAAA includes:
- the surE gene encoding 5'/3'-nucleotidase SurE, encoding MNILISNDDGIYAPGVRALAEALSHTEHRITVVCPDRERSATGHALTLQEPLRVDQISGLYPDNIEAWACSGTPSDTVKLALDALISDRPDLVLSGINRGANLGTDVLYSGTVSAAMEGVLEGVPSIALSLSSFTHLDYSAAANFAKRMVQAIATYPLEEPILLNVNIPAIAEEDICGAVITRLGIRRYRDQFEKRIDPRGKTYYWLSGVIIEEEAESDTDIQAIRDNYITITPLKYDLTCTAAIPFMQTWTEKLITLSK
- the ppk2 gene encoding polyphosphate kinase 2; the protein is MSKKDKNGKRKHSQERKLKDESTSLINHSSELNIHDIEQESNLPQLSKLSKKTYEKELKHLQIELVRLQEWIKLEGLKVVILFEGRDAAGKGGAIKSITQSLNPRICRVVALGKPSDQERTQWYFQRYTAELPAAGEIVLFDRSWYNRAGVEHVMGYCTHEEYVEFLRSCPEFENMLQRSGIILIKYWFSVSDNEQEKRFNDRINDPRKRWKFSPMDLEARSRWVEYSKAKDDMFNATDTKLSPWYVIDGDDKRRARLNCINHLLAKIPYKDVLPKPFDLPPLQNKMVYVRPPMYLQNFIPDVTAHLE
- a CDS encoding DUF2808 domain-containing protein; this translates as MKIQMIKKLGIVSCLAVACAVISPSVVRAQSNAGFILFGGIRDNALDYCLDNGTSNRTDRYYLEVKPQKFKVSEIIITYPDHFNGSFDTSDIKLRVTDQCRGGKDLVIESVTWDKETRRITIVPKEAIPSKTSLRAVLSNVRNPDYSGFYQFDGRVLRADVPVPVYIGSWVITLD
- the hisH gene encoding imidazole glycerol phosphate synthase subunit HisH; protein product: MSVVAVIDYDMGNLHSACKGLEIAGATPTVTNDPLELSKANGIVLPGVGSFDPAMHKLRANHLEQPIKDAIASGKPFLGICLGMQILFESSEEGQESGLGIIKGQVKRFIHEPNVTIPHMGWNQLALTQADCPLWQDLGNSPWMYFVHSYYTAPVDTRVTAATTTHGSQTVTVAISQDNVMAVQFHPEKSSTDGIHLLANFVRMLSA
- the psbA gene encoding photosystem II q(b) protein — protein: MTTAVQRRESASVWDQFCNWITSTNNRLYIGWFGVIMIPCLLAATICFVIAFIAAPPVDIDGIREPVAGSLLFGNNMISGAVVPSSNAIGLHFYPIWEADSLDEWLYNGGPYQLVIFHFLLGVFCYMGREWELSYRLGMRPWIAVAYSAPVAAATAVFLIYPIGQGSFSDGMPLGISGTFNFMIVFQAEHNILMHPFHMLGVAGVFGGSLFSAMHGSLVTSSLIRETTENESQNSGYKFGQEEETYNIVAAHGYFGRLIFQYASFSNSRQLHFFLALWPVVGIWFTALGVSTMAFNLNGFNFNQSISDSQGRVVPSWADVINRANLGMEVMHERNAHNFPLDLAAVDVAPIAMSAPAING
- a CDS encoding restriction endonuclease; this encodes MTVTIHHILEQFRQEATSTRDLGDKFENLILAYLRTDPQYAELFKRVWLWLDFPLRGKKGDLGIDLVAQERATGEYWAIQCKCYQPDHVLDKGDIDSFFTASGKAPFTHRLIVTTCGWGKNAEDALKNQQIPVDRLTLYDLDQSPVDWSQVSSQNLHYAVQSVSTSIDNDDLETYTAPVLPLKPKKSIRPHQSTALEKVMVGFESCQKIHGNQANSTKIRPVGKQK